The Lynx canadensis isolate LIC74 chromosome A2, mLynCan4.pri.v2, whole genome shotgun sequence DNA segment TGGGGACCCAAGGCCCCACTTTAAACCACAGGCGTGGGCTGTGTCCCGGAGCCCTCCGGGCAAGCTCAAATTCCCCGCCAGGCAGCGGCCCTAGCAGCGCCCGCCTTGGCTGCACACCGGTGGCAGATCAGACCTTCCCCCAGCCGCCAGCAGCATGGGGGAGGACGCAGAGTGCGAGGAGGAGGCTGAACCACAGAGGAGGGACTGACTTGTCCGGATTCACACTCAGGCCAGAGGCCCAGGCAGGGCCTGGAAGGCAGGGGGTGGTGTCTCCCTGAGAAGGAGGCTGTGAGGGTGTGGGAAGGCAGCCTGGCTGAGGCTGAAGGCTTGGGGTCTGCACCCAGCGCGGGCGGAATCGCCTTCCTGACACCTGCCAGCTGGGCCTActgccctgtgcctcagtttccccctgtgTGAGTCAGGTCAGCAGAGTCTAAGGGTTCAGCAGTCCATCCCTGTCACCCACTGCGGGCTTAACGACGGGCCCTGCGCGGTCTGCATGACAACGCAACCCTGGAGGGCGGAACATCTCCAACATACAGGTGGGGCGCGGCCCCAGCAGGCCCTCTGGGGACGCTGGCTTGACAGGGGTCGGCAAACGCAGTCCGCTCCCTCCCCGAGGTTCCTGTTTATTGAAGTCGTTTTTCTCCGTGGTAGCCGCTCTGTCGCTGCGGCggagaagcgggggggggggggggggacagcttAACTGAATCCCACACCGCAGAGGGGGTGCCGGCAGCTGGAGGGaagagcaggggcgggggagcGAGGTCCGGCCCCGGCGGCCAAGGGGGAGCCCGACCACAGTGGGTCTGGCGGTAGCCTACAATTATCACCCTAATGTGATTATATTAATTATCATCGCAAAACTGTGCCTGCTTCTGCAGAACGCGCCTGTGCGTCGAGCTCTGCCCACAAAGGCGCCTGGGCCTCATCGCAGCCCAAGCATCGGAGACCCAGACATGCCCCGGGACTCGCTGGAGGCCGCGCCATGGAAAAATCCGGGGCTTGAATTCCAGCGTGGAGCGCTGCCCTTAAACTCCTCCCTGATTAGGGTTCGGATCTCCAGGCCCAGAAAAGTACAGCACACGCAGAGAACAGGTTCACAGACAGTGGGGGCCTGGGCACAGGGTGGGTCTCCAAGGCCAGGATATGGGGCCATGAGGAGCCATGGAAGGTTTGGGAGCAGGGGTAGCAGGTGAAGGCAGAGGGCAGACTGGGGTGGAATGCAGACCCATGGTGGGCCCCATCCCCaggccccttccctccacctttGGAAGGTCCCTGCTGCCCCAGTGCCCTTCCCTGTCTCAGATTCTGCCCCTTCTGCAAAGCCCTCCTTGGTTAGTGCCACCTTCCCCAACGCAGTGGGATGTGCAGCTCCCAGGCCTTCCGGGGCTGCCTGCCTAGGTCAGGGCTGTTTCTACTTCACCAGACTGAAGACTTGGCCTATCAGTGTTCTTTGactacaaatggaaaaacaacaaacaaacaaacaaatattatcAAGCTGGCTTACACAGAGAAGGAACTTTACTGGCCCTCTGAACTGCAATGGTGTGCAGTCATGGACTTCAGGCACAGTCAGATCCAGGTGCCCACAAGGTCACCAGGCATCTGACTCCTCATCTCTGGCCTCTGTTGTCAATAGTACCGGCTCGGGTCAGACAAAGGGGCACCATTTTGTGATTTGCCCACTGCTAGTGGTGGCCCTGGATGTCCACGGCTCTCCTGGGTGTAGGGGCACTCAGTGTAGCAGCCAGGCTGGAGGGACAAAAGACTcatgcctcccccccaccctagGGTTGCACCCGGGGCTGAGCGCTGGGCGCAAACAACAGGCCATTCCTATCAACTTGCTATCACAGGCGGTGCGTGACAGAACCAGGGTTATGATGGGGGATCTGACCTCACCGAGGGGCCGGCCACCCTGAGAAGGAGAAGGCGGCTTGATACCTAAACGCAGAGTGAGAGCACATGGCGAGGGTGTTCCCAGCGAGGAGCCAGCACggggacaggaggcaggggcCTTGTTGAGCTGCTGGTCCCATCTGGGCACGTCCTCTTGAGTGTCGTGAGGCATGGGGCAGCCACAGCACACGCACACTACATGGTAACACGTGCACACGGTGCGTGCACAGAGAAGCACACACACAGCCCGTGCAGGTGCGAGGGCAGCAGGTGCACACGTTCGAACACACGCGCGCTCCTGCACTTGCCCCTGCACTGTGTCCTGTGCACGCAGCAGGCATGTGGCCACACTAACACGCCCACAGAGTGAACATGTGCACAGACGCCCATGCGCACACGCCCAGCACACAcctgcgcacgcacacacacacacacacacacacacacagcacacaggcTGCCGGCAACGAGTGGCTAGTGGGGAAGAGGCAAGAAGGCGCCCGGTTGCCCTGGCAACACATCCTGGGACCAACCGTGCCGGACCAGGCCTCATTAGTGCGGCTCGTCTGGCGGGCTGTCAGCAGGTGGAAGGCTGCTCAGGACCCCAGCTCCGCACAAAGGCTCGTGGTGGTTTCGCGGTGGGCCTGACAGTCCGGGCCCCGTGAGGGTGAGAGGGGAGAACGGAGCCAGGCCTGGGTTCAGACCAGGAGACAGGGCCCTGAACTGGGGCACAGGGCACTCACAGTCTGCTCAAGAATCCCAGAGGAAACCAGCTCTGgtgttggggcgggggggcgtGTCCTAGTGGACCCCAGCTCTGAGCCAGcggtcggcggggggggggggggatccaaTCCAGCCCCCTTGGCCACGCACATGGGTTCAAGGCCAGCTCCTTCCCGGGCTCCCTGCGCCCTCGTGTCTCTGCTGAGAAGTGGGTGCCAGGGGAAGAGCCCAGCAGACAACTGCAGGCACCCAGGGCGCAGGAGCGGCACACAGTAGGGCCACACCCGGATCCTCGCCTCTGGTCTGCGACACGCAGCTTCCCGGCCGGGATGTGGTGGCCTTGTTCCCAGCATACCCCGGGAGCTCAGCTAACGCCCCCTTCAGGCAGAAAGACTGAACACTCAGATGTGTTTGCTGTCCCCACAGCCCACCACCGGGTCTGGTGGGGCCGCTCAGTCCCACCACTTCTACAAGGACACTGGCTGtgccgggtgggggtgggcaggcccCACACAGGCTTTGTGGAGGAAGGGGTGGCAGGGAAGCACCCCCAGGGCTCAGCCGTGCCCCCTCGACTGCAGGCAGTGACTCTGTCCCAGAACTGGCGTTGAGGAGGAAGCACACCCTTGTTGAGCAGGTCACTGGAAATGCAGCTGACCTGCTTCCATTCTCTGGACCGGTCCCCTCGCCCCCACATCAGACGGAGCAAGTCTGGAGTAAACGGAGCCCACGTCAGCCCAGCTCCCACACTCCCCGAGACTGACCTGCTCTCCTCCTCGTGATGCCCCACCTCCGACCCCCGGCGTTCTGTGACAGGAGCTCCCACACGTCCCCCGGGTCACGGATGCCACCTCCCATCACGCCTTGACGGGACAAGGGTTCTCCACATCTCATGCCAACTCAGCTCCTTGGTGAGAGCCAAGCTGGGGTGAAGGGCGGTCGCCCCTTCACTGCCGGCTTCCCTGTTCCCCAGCTACCCTGCAGGAGCACAGACGTGGGGGTCAAGCTGTGGCTTTCCAATTATTCATCAGTCGCCGGTCGGGCACCTCTTGGGAGCCCAGCATGGTTTTGGACCTGAAGACACCACTCACCGAGATGAACCTGTCCCGACCCTGGAGTCGGAGACAGACAGGACCCCATGCAGCAtgtgagccgaggtcggatgtaGGACATACTGAGAAAAGCCCCCCTTCCCAGCCAAGAGGACCGggaaggcctcctggaggaggcaCCATCTCAGCTGAAGCCTGAAAGTGGAGAAGTTGGGGGCTGGGAGGCATTCGAGGCTGAGGGCACAGCATCGATGTGAATGGCCTACAGCCCGGGCTGTTCCTGCCACCCTGGCCCGGGGCATCTCCAAGTGGCATGACAAGGGTGGGGGTGGCCTCCTGGCTGAAATGCTGGCTTTCTATTCCTGTCTGACCTCAAGGCCTAGGGCTTGAGAGTGAGGGCTGCGTCAGCGGGGGCATTCCTGCCTTGGCAGTTCATGGCATCTGAGGGGGGGGTCCTTATCGGTGATGACACCTCAGTCCAGTTTGCTCCATAGCCTGGAAGTGGCAGGCCCGGGCATCCTTCTGGTGGCCACAGTGGGTTCCCGTCCTGGCTCTCATTAGCTGGGCTGCCACAGGCAGCTTACTGAAGGTCCCCAGCCTGGCCTGTGAGGTGGGATGTCACGTGTGCAGATGGGGGACGAAAACAGGACCCTGCTCACTGACCTGCTGTGACTGCGAGAGGGCCTGGGGATCCCCAGGGCCATTGCTCTGCGGCATTCCCGCCTCCCCCACAAGCAGGAGACAGtcccagaggatccaaagggctGAGAAAACTCCACCGACCCTCCCTGGAACTCAAGGCAAAATTCCTCTCGTTACTAAACAAGCAGATCTCCACCCCCGCACTCCCGAAACACCTTTATTGCACTAAAAACAGCATTTATAAACAAACACACTTGGGGGAGGGCGTCTTGAAGATTTACCCACAGTCGACACGGAACACAAAGATATCGAATAGTGCAGGGGTGTATAAAACACCCCGCCCCCACAGACGGAAAGCAGGGATGAGAGGTCGGGGTCAGAGGGAAGGGAGATAGTGGaagccccaagcatctgactcaatgCAGGGTCCTCTGTCTGCCTGTTCCAGCCCACAAGCCTGGTGCTGGGTGGTCCCCAGGTTCCAGAGTAAAGGGGAGCCCCTCTGACACTAGCAGCAGGGAGCATGAAGGAGCAGGCCTAGGACAGAGGTAGGGGCAAGGGGGCACAGCAAGGGACCTCAGCTCCAAGGGCCCCAAATTCTCCCCAAAGTGCAAAGGGGACCAAGTGCTTTCCCAGGCTATGGGGGAAGGGtcctccgccccttccccagtGGGATTTGGGAACCTACTTAGGAGAGACAGTGTTTGGATGGGGAGGGGTGCCCCCATCCTGGTCTGCCCTGGTCCAAGGGTGCCCACCAGGTGGGCTAGGAGAGGCCCCTGCTTCAAACCATACTGTTTCTGTCCTGTTAGGCCAGAAACTGTCTGCAAACATCATTCAAGGACCCACGTACTGACACAACACTTAAATCCATGCAGCGGCCTAGCGGCATGAAGGGGCACAAGCAGGGTACTCCTGGCCTGCCAGCTTCATCCCTCCGTCCCACCCACGCTAACCACAATCATTTACCACGTGGAGTAAAATCCAGCCATCAGTCCCCGGTGTCCAGCTGCCAAGGGTGCTGCGCAGGAGGCCGGCAGGGTGGCAGCTCCCAGccccagaggggcagggaggagggggtcggggggcagggaggctgctCTCGGGGTCTGTTCTGAGCAGCCCCTCCTGGGGAAGCAGGCTCCGGATGTCCCAGCAGGGTCTCAGGTGAGGTGAGCCGGGCCAGGGAAGGCGCTGGAGGAAGACAGCACACAGGAGAGCTGTCTGCTTTCCACCACCCCTGCTGGGGCTTCCTCTGCGTCCGGgcccccttctctgcctgtctTTTGCCAGGTCGTGGCTCTCAGACCGCACGTGGCACCCTGCTCCCCGGCGGGCTCTGGCTCTGGGGCCCTGTGGGTGCTGTTGGCAGATCCCAGGCCTGCTACTGCTctctggcgggggagggggtgtctcaTGGGCCGGGCCGGGAGAACTCCCATACGACCAAGGGAAAGAGGGGCCTCAGCCTCAGGACTGGTCACCTCTAGGCCTGTGATCCACACCAGCTGCCTCCAGGAACAGGTTCcggccccccacaccccaccctgaGAACCCCTTTCCAGAACTCTTGAAGGGGTAAGGCCGCGCAGAACTTGGGGCACGGGGGGGTCGGGAGGGGGGACGCTCAGCCCTGCCAagtgtccctttctctttgctggcagccccctctcttcctcttccaaaaaaaaaaatgaatccgtGAAAAATAGTATCCTGGCCACCCCCGGCATCGACTGCAGCCCCAGTCTGAGCTTGAACACGCCACaccgcagcccccgccccccaccggccTGGCCACGCGGCCTCCCGCCCATGGGGacccaggtggggtggggtggggtggggtggggtggggtggggtggggtggggtcttcccccccctcccccccgcacccTACCCTccgcagggaggcagggaggggccttTACAGGAAAggcagcagggaggccaggggcagCTCCTTCTCCCCGAGCAGCGTGTCCCGCTTGAGGCTGCCACCCTTGTTGACCACCTTGATCCGGAGGGCCAGCTTCCGGACACTGGCCGGCCCCAGGCCGTCGAAAAAGAAGTCCTCGTTGAAGACGGGGTGGCGGCTGTTCTTGATGATGGTGCTGCGCTGCTTCTGCAGCTTGCCGGGGACCAGGCACAGGCCCACACAGCAGTTGATGCTCCGGGCGTCACACAGGCGGTCATAGAGGCCCTCGGCAGCCAGCAGGCGCACCCGCAGGCGGGCCTGGGCCGCCTCATACTCTGCCAGCAGCCTGACGCTGCCCCGAGGGCCCATCCGGACGGCGTGCTCCGCCCGGGGCGCCTGGCCAGTCTCAGGGCCCGGCTCCGGGGTGGCCCTGCGGGTCAAACGGCGCCGAGCCCCCGGGCTCGCGTCTGGTGCACTGTCCTCAGCAGACAGAGAGCCGTGGCGGCCCGCCGAGTGCTTGAGCTGGCTCACTTTGGCCTGGCTGTCCTGGGCAAAGCCTTTCAGCAGTGACACAGAGCGAGAGAGCAGAGGGGACCCGAATGGGGAGGACTCGGCCGAGGACCCAGTATCACTCTCCCCACCGCTGAAGTAGCGACTGGGGCTCATGAGGGCCCCACCAGCCTCCCTGGGCATCCCATCTCCCCCATTGGCCTTGGGGGCCCCCCGACGGCGCCCGGCACCTGGGGACCCCACCTGAGCCAGGGCTCCATGCTCGCTGTGGAACAGGGACTCCTTGCGCCGCGTGTGGGGGCTCTCCGCCAGTGTGGCAAAGCCATAGGACGTCTGGGCTTTGGGCACAGAGGGCAGGGACATGGCGCCCTGGGCCTGGGGGTCTGCGTTGGTGGCAGCCTCCTCCGCTGGCCAGTCCTCCGCACTCTCAATCTGGATCACGTGCCGGGTGGCTGCCTTCAGCAGGCTCTTGCTCTCAGCCGGCAGCTTGGCAGACAGCCGGGGACTCCGGGGGGCTCGGCGGGGTGTCCCCGAGGCCAGGCTCTGATCGGAGGTGGCGGGGCCCAGCTCTGCCTGCGCCTCGGGATCTGTGGGGCCAGCGGGCAGCTTGGGGGGTATGAAGAAGTCAGGGATCTTGTCGGGTGTGAGCACATTGCTGTACAGGGGTCccttggatcccctgtcccctgcctcacTCCCAGGGCTGGCGTTTTCTCCGGACCCCCGGAGACGCGCCAGGAACCACACGTTGGTTTTCTTCATGGGGGCGGGCAGAGGGGAGGCCAGGAAGAGCTCTGCAGAGTCTGAGAGGACAAGCGGGGTCAGGAGCTGCATCCCAGGCCCTGGGAGAAGGGAACAGGGGCTCCCGACGCCTGTGTAGGGGAGCCACAGGGGCAGGTCCCGGCCAAGGGGGGTTGCGCAGGATCACTCAGAGCGCATCACCTCTCCCCcgtcctccctccccagggagaTCGAGCTTAACTTCCCAGAACCAAGGCGAAGCGAGGGAGGTGGGGGCGACGTTCCCAGGGGACAGCGAcccctctcccgcccccaccccgtcTTGAGGATCTCAAAGCGCTTGCTAAAGGGTCTGTGCTCAGTCCAAAGGGAAGGCACCCCTGGTATGCGCGGATCCCCAGGATGTCCCCGCTCCGcccccccgtcccccctcccaccccccgccaagCTCCCACCCACCTGTGGCTTTGCCCAGGACTGAGGGTCCAGGCACCAGGGtctgggcagggagaggaggtcaGTCGGAGGACTGAAGGCGCAGCGAGCTGACCCCTCCCGCgtgtctccccgccccccccccccgccagactcagcttggggtgggggcgggggtcctAGCAGACCCCCGCGGACCGTGGCGGGGTCCCCACACTCACCTGCCCCGGGGTGGTGACCCGAGGCTGGAGGCTGTCCCGCGGGCACGCCGGAGTCGCAGCGCGAAGGGGTCGGGGCCCGCGGGGGGACGCGGTCGCAGCTCCAGCtcgggcggcggcggcagcgcaGCAGGGACTCATTcaccggcggcggcggcgggaaaCCGCCCAGCCCGGCCGCCGCGCCGCCGTATTCCTCCTAGTACAGCCGCACGcgcagcccccgccccgcccccaggccctaggggcccccgccccgcccccagacccAGGCCCCAGGGGCCTGGTGGGGGTCGATGGGAGGCAAGCAGGTGGTTGCGCCTCGTCGAAGGCCAGTCGTAGCTCTTGTGCCTGCGGATCCGCGCTGTAGGGCCCCCGGAGGCCCCAAGCCCCTGCCTCAGCTCACCTGGGCGGGACACAGACCCGCACCAGCCGTGGGCCGGGGCTCCAGAGACAGGCCCTTCCCGTCTCACGCGTTGAGTACAGTAGTGGcaacaattggggcgcctgggggggcgcagtcggttgagcctgcgacttccgctcgggtcatgatctcacggttggtgggttccagccccgcgtcgggctctgggctgaccgctgggaacctggaggctgcttcggattctgtgtctccctctcgctctctgcccctcccccactcgtgctcgcgctctctctctctctctcaaaaatgaataaacattaaaaaaaaaaaagtgccgcTGAAGGTGTCCCCGCCGGCCCCCAAGGATTCACCAGAACCCGGTGGGTCTGTGCAGGGGAAGTGAGGGTTTCCTTCTGGAAATAAGGACATGGCCGCTGAGACGCGCTCCTCCTTGCAGCCGTGCAAGAAGCGGCCTTCATTTCgagaacaaatgtttattgagcagcTGGTGGACGCCGGGCGGGCAGCAGTCTGGGTGCTGGGGACGCGACTGTGATGCATGGGCACAATGTCCAGCTTTCCGATGCGTCCCAGTGCGAGGGATGCCAGAAGACAGACACCGATGAAGTGTTACGGGTTCGGTAGTTCCTGTGACACACGCATAACAGGAAACCGTGACCCAGGGGAAGAGGGGACAGCACCGACATGCTGTTCACagacggagagacagaggaggggtgaGACCAGGACAGGGCCCCAGGCCTGGCAGCTCCTGAGCACACAAGGTCTGCTGGATCCCAGCCCCTCCCGACTTGTGATCTGCTCCCCTCAACCTCTGCTTCCTCATTCCtggccctccctcccagcctcgaTGCCCCCTTCTGAAACCTAAGGCCTACCCGTCTTGGGTGAGGAGACAGCACGATAATGTATGGCCAGGACTGATCCAAAGCCTGGGCTTTATTAAATTACGATTGTCCCAGAGCCTCCTGTGTTCCAAGAGTGTCCCCAAGCCCCACCGTGGCCCCAGCTTCGGCTGGGGCTGGTCTGGAGTGACCACTGGTTCAACAGCAGAAGGGGGTGCaggggggcaggtgggagccGGACAGAACTCCTGCCCCTCCAATGCCTCCACCTGACCTTGGAGTGAGGTGGGCTTTGGAGTTCCATTGTCCAGATGAGAAAAGCAAGGCTCAGCAGGGCCcatgactcccccccccccccaaaggtcTGTCTCAGCTTTGCTCTCTCTCAGCAAATATTAAGGCCCCTCTTTGTGCTGTGGGCAACACTGGCACGACCACAGAGTCTGACAGGGGAGGCAGATGCCAATGAATGCGTCATTTCACCactgcctccaggaagcctgccctgCCTGCCAGCCTGGGCTGGGCCAGCATCACGGCCCGGCAGAGCCCACTGAACCGCAGCTTGAGCTACCATGAAGAATGCCCTGGAGCGCATACTTGTTTGACATCCGTTGCCCCTGCCAGCCTGGAActgcagggaggaaggggtgtgGCAGCCTTGTCCCTGCCTTGTCGCCAAGACACTGGGGTCTTTAATAACTACCCGGCAGACAAATGGATGAACTAGCACCACAGTAAGAGGGATGACTCCTGGAAGTGCCCTCTTTCTGGaagcaggcaggagggaggacCTCAGAGGCCATGGGCCGCCCTTCTCCGTTGCACAGACAGGGACAGTGGTGCCCACTAAGGTGGAGTGACCATCTCAGGTCTTCTGCCGACAAGCCACGCTGCGTGCTGGGGGCTTCACTCCGCCCTCACCCCTACCCAGCTGGGGCAGGTCTACTCCCAGTCGGGTTGAGGGAGGAGGCAATGAGTTTATTCTGTGCCGGTTCCTGTGCTAAGCAACTGGGGATGCTCATCTGGGGTTCGAATCCTGAGGCCAACACTTCCTGAAGTGTCCAGacctctctgcctctatctcctCGGCTGTCCACCAGCATAACAGCTGTCCCTGCACCACAGCCACAGAGCAAGGACAGACAGGTGCTGACAGGCAAAGTGCTCACAACAGGGCCTAGAGCACTGATGTGAGCGCCAGCCTTCACTTCTTGGACGTTGCTCCTGGTGAGAAAAGGGGCTCAGCTGTGGGAGGCCTGGCCGGACCTCGAAGGGAACCCCAGAACCTGAACCCCACCACTGCTAGCTCAGCCGAAGCCACACCCCTGTGCCTCCACCCCATCACCTTTGGgggctggggaaactgagccccagacaGAAAAGGTACCTGGGGACAGGTCCCAAACACCTGCCTTGGGAGGGGCGGGGGCCAGGAGGCTGGCCCTTCCTGCTGGTTAGTGAGGCTTGCGGTCCGTACAGAAGAACCTCTCCCAGCCGACAAAACCTACCCCCTCTGCAGAGCCCTGTGGCTGACCGGCGTGGCAGACCCCCCGGGACTCCCCCACACCCCAAGCTGCAGCCTTCCTGGGATCAGAAATGGGGAGGTGCAGGCTTCCAgtccaagctggggagggggaccaGGCGATATTggccagcacccccacccctgacctgAGTCATGCCACTGCATGATGGATGGCCTTGGtcttccactcccaccccccagggAGCTAGCCtcatgggaaggaggagggacagggtGCTTCCCAGGAGCTAGCCTGAGTCATAGGCCGCCCCCCACCGCCACCGCAGACAGGTCTTGGGAGAAGCACAGGGAGGGGCCTCAAAGAAGGAAGCTCCAGTCCAGAGGGCCACCTTGTACCCACACAGCTGTGGCAACAGCTGCTCCTCTgagctctgtctcctcccctggaAAAGGAAGGCCCGTCTGCAAGCTCCCAGGAGAGACCCCGACCCAACAAGGCAGAGGTTAGCTCTCTGTGGGGGAGGGCCACCACGCCCAGTTTCCAggtaaggaagctgaggcacacGGGGCAGCCCAATTCCACAGGGTACGCAGTTCGGGGAAGGGAAGCAACCAGTCTGAGTTGACACGGTGGCTGCCTCCCACCCCAAGACTCCCTGAGGGTGAGGCTGGCGCAAGGAGCATCTGTTGAATAACTGAAGGTAGAATGGCACAAGAGACGTGTGGGGGACCCAGCTGAAGCTAGGCTCACAGCTCTCGTCACTGTGTGTGCACCCCAGACCTGGCTTTTCCAGCGCAGAGAGCAGGACGAGGAGGTGATGGGGTGCGAACCCCAGCTCTGCTACCCCCCGGCGGTGAGGCCTCGAACAAGCTGTGTCCTCCGCTCCACCTGTAGTCACACACAGGTCATCCTTCTGGTCCCTAAATGTGCTGGGAGCCACAcgcaccacagggcctttgcacatgccattccttctgcctagaacTCTGTCCTCCTCATCTGGGGCTCTCATCCTCCAGATCGCAGCCCCTGTGTCATTCCCACAGATCACTAAGTTCAGGACTCTTTCCTTTTCACTGTTGTCATTACACGCTTAGCAGTGATTTGCTGATTAATGTCACTTGGCTGTTCACTCCACAAGGACAGACCACAAGGACCAGTCTCGGTCCTGCTGCACCCTTGTTAATCCACCAGAGGTCCAGGCAGGTAAGAGGAGAATGCAGGCTTACT contains these protein-coding regions:
- the C2CD4C gene encoding C2 calcium-dependent domain-containing protein 4C, whose product is MKKTNVWFLARLRGSGENASPGSEAGDRGSKGPLYSNVLTPDKIPDFFIPPKLPAGPTDPEAQAELGPATSDQSLASGTPRRAPRSPRLSAKLPAESKSLLKAATRHVIQIESAEDWPAEEAATNADPQAQGAMSLPSVPKAQTSYGFATLAESPHTRRKESLFHSEHGALAQVGSPGAGRRRGAPKANGGDGMPREAGGALMSPSRYFSGGESDTGSSAESSPFGSPLLSRSVSLLKGFAQDSQAKVSQLKHSAGRHGSLSAEDSAPDASPGARRRLTRRATPEPGPETGQAPRAEHAVRMGPRGSVRLLAEYEAAQARLRVRLLAAEGLYDRLCDARSINCCVGLCLVPGKLQKQRSTIIKNSRHPVFNEDFFFDGLGPASVRKLALRIKVVNKGGSLKRDTLLGEKELPLASLLPFL